A stretch of Vannielia litorea DNA encodes these proteins:
- a CDS encoding cell division protein FtsQ/DivIB, with product MRALRGSEPVRREPPVRRDPAPSRVAYRLERMWLTPFYRRLLRVGLPSAAVALAVTWYFSDEGRRSQITDAFAEARRSVEERPEFMVKMLAVEGASEELAGDIRALVPYEFPLSSFDMDLDTTRETIEQLDAVARAHVRIRPGGVLLVEIEERIPVLVWRKRDGSLQMIDVEGHTVAPLISRGLRPDLPLVVGRGADRPEAVAEAQAIYAAALPLAGRLRGIIRRGERRWDVVLDRDQVIQLPETGAVAALERVIALDEAEDMLGRDLAVIDMRIPGRPTLRMAPGAVDEFRRIKSLEIGGSNG from the coding sequence ATGCGGGCGCTGAGGGGCAGTGAGCCGGTGCGGCGCGAGCCCCCCGTGAGGCGCGACCCGGCGCCGTCGCGCGTGGCCTACCGGCTGGAGCGGATGTGGCTGACGCCCTTCTATCGTCGCCTGCTGCGCGTGGGGCTGCCCAGTGCCGCCGTGGCCCTGGCGGTGACCTGGTACTTCTCCGACGAAGGCCGCCGCAGCCAGATCACCGATGCCTTTGCCGAGGCGCGGCGGTCGGTGGAGGAGCGGCCCGAGTTCATGGTGAAGATGCTGGCCGTGGAGGGCGCCTCGGAGGAGCTGGCCGGCGACATCCGGGCGCTGGTGCCCTACGAGTTTCCGCTGTCGAGCTTCGACATGGACCTCGACACCACCCGCGAGACCATCGAGCAGCTCGATGCCGTGGCCCGCGCCCATGTGCGCATCAGGCCCGGCGGCGTGCTTCTGGTGGAGATCGAGGAGCGCATTCCGGTGTTGGTCTGGCGCAAGCGGGACGGCTCGCTTCAGATGATCGACGTGGAGGGGCACACGGTGGCCCCCCTGATCTCGCGCGGGCTGCGGCCCGACCTGCCGCTGGTGGTGGGGCGCGGGGCCGACAGGCCCGAGGCGGTGGCCGAGGCGCAGGCGATCTATGCCGCCGCCCTGCCGCTCGCCGGGCGGCTGCGCGGCATCATCCGCCGCGGCGAGCGCCGCTGGGACGTGGTGCTGGACCGGGATCAGGTGATCCAGCTGCCCGAGACCGGCGCGGTGGCCGCGCTGGAGCGCGTCATCGCGCTCGACGAGGCAGAAGACATGCTGGGCCGCGATCTCGCGGTCATCGACATGCGAATTCCCGGCCGTCCGACCCTGCGGATGGCCCCCGGAGCGGTGGACGAGTTCCGCCGCATCAAATCGCTCGAAATCGGAGGCTCGAACGGCTGA
- the ftsA gene encoding cell division protein FtsA, with translation MTDLYDTQRAMRRMRKQAMDRGVIAILDVGTSKIACLVLRFDGPGRFRESDGVGSLAGQSSFRVIGAATTRSRGVSFGEIDAMQETERAIRTAVQAAQKMAGVRVDHVIAAFAGARPRSYGLDGAIELADSVVSEADVARVLASCVVPDFGQGRQALHAHPVNFAIDHRSGLIDPRGQIGNRLAADMHLLTIETSVVQNLLYCIKRCDLELAGLASSAYVSGLSALVEDEQELGSACIDLGGGATTLSVFIKKHMIYADSVRLGGDHITRDISQGLQVSPQKAEWIKTRHGGVVATGMDDREMIPLGGETGDWEHDQRRVSRSELIGIMRPRVEEILEEVRTRLDAAGFDHLPSQKIVLTGGGSQILGLDELASRILGQQVRLGRPLRVQGLPQAATGPAFSAAVGLCLYSAHPQDEWWDFDIPADTYPARSLKRAMKWFRDNW, from the coding sequence ATGACCGATCTCTATGACACCCAGCGCGCCATGCGGCGGATGCGCAAGCAGGCAATGGACCGTGGCGTGATCGCCATTCTCGACGTGGGCACCAGCAAGATCGCCTGCCTGGTGCTGCGGTTCGACGGACCGGGGCGGTTTCGGGAGTCCGACGGGGTGGGAAGCCTTGCCGGGCAGTCGAGCTTTCGGGTGATCGGCGCGGCCACCACCCGCTCGCGCGGGGTGAGCTTTGGCGAGATCGACGCCATGCAGGAGACCGAGCGCGCCATTCGCACCGCCGTTCAGGCGGCGCAGAAGATGGCGGGCGTGCGGGTGGATCACGTGATTGCCGCCTTTGCAGGCGCCCGGCCGCGCAGCTACGGGCTGGACGGCGCCATCGAGCTGGCCGACAGCGTGGTGAGCGAGGCCGACGTGGCCCGCGTGCTGGCCTCCTGCGTGGTGCCGGACTTCGGGCAGGGGCGGCAGGCGCTGCATGCGCATCCGGTGAACTTTGCCATCGACCATCGCTCCGGCCTGATCGACCCGCGCGGCCAGATCGGCAACCGGCTGGCCGCCGACATGCACCTGCTGACGATCGAAACGAGCGTGGTGCAGAACCTGCTCTACTGCATCAAGCGCTGCGACCTGGAGCTTGCCGGCCTGGCCAGCTCTGCCTATGTCAGCGGCCTTTCGGCGCTGGTGGAGGACGAGCAGGAGCTCGGCTCGGCCTGCATCGACCTGGGCGGCGGCGCGACGACGCTCTCGGTCTTCATCAAGAAGCACATGATCTATGCCGACAGCGTCCGGCTGGGCGGCGATCACATCACCCGCGACATTAGCCAGGGTCTCCAGGTGAGCCCGCAGAAGGCCGAGTGGATCAAGACCCGCCATGGCGGCGTGGTGGCGACCGGCATGGACGACCGCGAGATGATCCCGCTCGGCGGCGAGACGGGCGACTGGGAGCACGACCAGCGCCGGGTGTCGCGCAGCGAGCTGATCGGCATCATGCGTCCTCGCGTGGAGGAGATCCTCGAGGAGGTGCGCACGCGGCTCGACGCGGCGGGCTTCGACCATCTGCCCTCCCAGAAGATCGTGCTGACCGGCGGCGGCAGCCAGATTCTCGGGCTCGACGAGCTGGCGAGCCGGATCCTCGGCCAGCAGGTGCGGCTTGGCCGCCCGCTTCGGGTGCAGGGGTTGCCGCAGGCCGCCACCGGCCCGGCCTTCTCGGCGGCGGTGGGGCTCTGCCTCTACTCGGCGCACCCGCAGGACGAGTGGTGGGACTTCGACATTCCCGCCGACACCTACCCGGCCCGATCGCTCAAGAGAGCGATGAAATGGTTCCGGGACAACTGGTGA